Genomic window (Drosophila willistoni isolate 14030-0811.24 chromosome 2L unlocalized genomic scaffold, UCI_dwil_1.1 Seg196, whole genome shotgun sequence):
ATTAAATTTGGGCCGGCAATATCGTCCAATATCGAAAATAGAAGAAATGGTCTTGACCCGAGAGTCCCTTAATTCACAGAAATCCCTCGAAGAAACGGAAGTAATAGTAGAATCAGTGGAGACCTCTTCCACTGCCACACCCATTCCAAGTCCCATTCCGCCGCCAGTTGTACCAGCCGAAACTGTGGAAATAGTTGAAACTGTGGAAATTGTGGAAACACCTGGACAACCAACCGAGGAAGTCGTGGAAGAAGAAATCATAGTTACCACAGAGACAGAACGGTCCTCACAAGCAGCACCAGCCGGAGCAACTGAAATGGTCTTGGTTGGGGCTTTGGATACTGAAACGAACGATAAACTAGGCAAACGTTATTCAGTGAGTGCAGTGCTGGAAGAGAAGGTCATTGTAGAACCACTACCCTCTCAACCACCTCAACCACAACAGTTGGAGGACAAACACAGGAGATGTTGTTGCAAATGCCGCTGTGTCATTTCCTAAAAAGAAGTCAAGCGTTTCTATTTTTGAGAGGGATTTCCCTTCGGTCACTTCAGACTAGTGATTCAGTAGCCAaacaattcatttttttatggaGCTTTTCTTATCGCCCTGTTTGTGGGGCTTAGGCCACACAGTAGCCTATCTGCTATCTAATCAGACAAAAGCAAAATCACCGCAGCGATAACAAAACGTAATTGATAGttaattagttttaaatacaataaaaaaaaaaacaacgaaatgaAAAGATAGATAAGAAACAAGTCATAAACTGAATGACCACAAGGGTGAGATACTTTACAGCGGTCAGTCGGCAAATAATATTCAAATCAGAAATGCCACCACCTGGACGTGGTTTCGGTCCCGGACCAGGACGTGGTTATGGTCCCGGACCAGGCCGTGGTTATGGTCCCGGCCCTGGTTATGGTCCGCCTCCTCCTCGGCCTGGCGTCAATATAGGTGTCAATATTGGCGGCCCTCCGCCGCCGCCCATTGGCGTTGGCATTGGATTTGCTCCTCCACCAGTTGTGATTGGAGCACCACCGCCAGTGATCATTGGAGCTCCACCGCCGCCTGTTATAGTTGCACCACCGCCCCGGCCAGCTGTTGTGGTGGGTGGTCAGCCAGCAGTTGCCACAGTTTATGCCCAACCACGTGAGGAAGTCTTTTGCTGCACAATTCTTTGACCCATGACAAAAATTCGAAAAGTTTATCTATATGTTTAGCGACTGAATGAATCAGAATATATAATCCTATAAGTATTTGCAATCgaacaaacaaaatgtgtttcaatcaaaaaaaaaaagcaaatggTGAATAATTAAACTAAGTGTGAATCAATGACTTTAGCCCTTTCTTTCAAATCAAAGAAATCAAACAACTTCATCTAACAGATAAATTAAATAGCTTCTCGAATCTATTCAGCGGAATCTAACACACACAATGTTAAAGTATCCGTCTAATACTTCATTTCAGACCTCATGCAAATTGCTATCTCAGtctaaataaattgaataattCATTCAAAACACTTACCACACCTTTAAAGTCTTTAAGCATTTAGGTATAAATATTGGTAGATTTTCTAAGTAATTTTTgactcaatttttttcaatgtTAAAGATAGAAATTTCCcggaatatatttttttgcttcttattTTTGGAAGTTAGGCAAATGTAAGCAAATTGCGCATAAAATAACATTTACTTGATACGTTTTGATGTGCTCATCTAATGGTAATTGCCGTAAACATGATCGAAGCAAATTGTCGCTAATAACttccatacacatacacacacacacacacacacacttagaaCACACACATGcctttatatgtatatacacaggCAGAGACTAAAGAGAAATAAGAAATttcttgtatgtacataatttcaatttgtgaattttcttcattattttcttcgtgttttttttttgtgttttgttgtgaGGGGCTTTCACGTTCTTCCaatatttttgccaattttctTGGCTTTGCCTTTTGCTGCCGTTGTGCCTGCCTTTCCTGTTGCGTCTTCTCTTCTACTCTTCCCTTGGTCTGGGCTGTGCTCTGCTCGTCTGCCTcttgattttttattattatttgcgCGATTTTGCACGGCATACGCGCGGCATGTGTATGCAAATAAACGAAAAAACCGAAAAGGAGAAACTGCAGGAAACAAAACACGGATGTGCCACacggaaggaaggaaggaaagACGGTCGGACAGGCGGACGGAAGGAAGGAAACAAGCAGGCAGTCAGACCCACAGGAACATGTTGCCTTGGCCAAGGCAAGGTGAAAAGCTGAAGAGAGGCAGGGGATAACAAGAGATGGGGGGGGGGTAACtgcaaaaaggcaaatttaaattgaaattgtctACAGCTGATGTGCTGAAATAACAAACGCTGGAAATTCAGTGTAAACGGGGCGTATGTGTAATAAGATTTCAGTACAGTCCCCGCCAAATACAACTTACggaaagagaaaaaactgCAACTAATTACacaataatttcatttttcttttttgcagcTACAACAACAGCCAACAGCAAGCACCTCAGGTGGTCAATGTGGTGCCAAAGAACGATAAACAAGCACTTATGCAGAGCATTGCCAGCAGCTACATTAGACGTACTAGCAACTCGGCTGCtagcaacaatatcaacacAACCCTAATGGCATCCAATACGAAAATATCCTCCTCCTCCCTTATGGGCAACTTTTCCACTGCCAATTCAtcgcagcaacaacaacaacaacagcgacgTCGAGCACAACGGCGGCAACGCGACTGCCGTGTCAGCCATTGGTCGGAATGGACGGCCTGCAGCAAGACCTGCGGCATTGGGGAGATGCATCGATATCGCAAAGTCATCAAGCATGGTAAACGCGGCGGTCGGCCATGTCCGGCGTTGCAGCAATCGAAATGGTGCGGCACCGAGCGCAACTGTCACGGGCCGCAGAGCTATTTTAATTGGTAAGTAAAATGGATACCAACTGGATGGAAGGACATTCAGATGGAGACTGAAATGAATACGAATCTAATTTATACATCGAGCGTCTGTCATCTGGCgtggagtgtgtgtgtgggggagGGGGGAAACCAGATCTAGAGACAAATATTATACAATATGCATTTAATCAATCTCAATTTCATTCCCAATTTCCCCATTCTCCAATTCTCAGGTCCGACTCTGACA
Coding sequences:
- the LOC26529708 gene encoding formin-2, with the protein product MTTRVRYFTAVSRQIIFKSEMPPPGRGFGPGPGRGYGPGPGRGYGPGPGYGPPPPRPGVNIGVNIGGPPPPPIGVGIGFAPPPVVIGAPPPVIIGAPPPPVIVAPPPRPAVVVGGQPAVATVYAQPREEVFCCTIL